The Allorhodopirellula heiligendammensis genome includes a window with the following:
- a CDS encoding Na(+)/H(+) antiporter subunit D, which produces MTAIADLPPGLLMMIGALFLPLLARRMQAWTVLALSALSLALFILTPSGDHGNLTLFGAELHLVRIDSISRPFAIVFHLAAIISAIYALHVRDPRQHVAGALYAGAAIAAACAGDLLTLFVFWELTAISSVFLIWASDNERSYRAGMRYLIIQVTSGVLLLSGAIVQYVETGSLSFTSFVGADEGLTLAGKLILVAFGIKCAFPLLHNWLQDSYPKATVTGTVFLSAFTTKLAVYSLIRGFAGFEPLIWVGCAMTLFPIVFAVIENDLRRVLAYSLNNQLGFMVVGIGIGTELAINGTVAHAFCHIIYKSLLFMSMGAVLYRVGTIKATELGGLHKSMPWTTTFCLIGAGAISGFPLLSGFVSKSMIISAAAEQHMLGVWIVLLIASAGVMEHSGIKIPFFAFFAHDSGKRVQEAPRNMLVAMAMASAGCIILGTAYPLLYGLLPHTLDYHPYTTTHVVTQLQLLMFAGLAFVFLMKMGWYPAEQRATVLDTDWFYRIAIPRLVAKLRTGIVAADSAVRTAFISGLTDVLDYARAAFCETGLFGRTWSTNAMAFWASALLAASLVVYYL; this is translated from the coding sequence ATGACCGCGATCGCTGATCTACCGCCTGGACTCCTGATGATGATCGGCGCCTTGTTCCTGCCCTTGCTGGCCAGGCGGATGCAGGCATGGACGGTCCTTGCACTGTCGGCTCTCAGCCTCGCGTTGTTTATCCTGACCCCGTCAGGTGATCATGGAAACCTGACTTTGTTCGGGGCCGAACTGCACCTGGTACGGATCGATTCGATATCACGCCCCTTCGCAATCGTGTTCCATTTGGCTGCGATCATCTCGGCGATCTATGCGCTGCACGTGCGTGATCCGCGGCAGCACGTGGCGGGCGCGCTCTACGCGGGCGCGGCGATCGCGGCCGCATGCGCAGGCGATTTGCTGACGCTGTTCGTGTTCTGGGAATTGACGGCAATCTCGAGTGTGTTCCTGATTTGGGCGAGCGACAACGAGCGCTCATACCGGGCCGGGATGCGGTATCTCATCATCCAAGTCACCTCGGGGGTGCTGCTGCTGTCCGGCGCGATCGTGCAATACGTCGAGACGGGATCGCTGTCGTTCACTTCCTTCGTAGGTGCGGATGAAGGCTTGACGCTGGCGGGCAAGCTGATTCTGGTTGCTTTCGGGATCAAGTGCGCGTTCCCGCTGTTACACAACTGGTTGCAGGACTCCTACCCGAAAGCGACCGTCACGGGCACCGTTTTCCTGAGTGCATTCACGACGAAACTCGCCGTCTATTCGTTGATCCGTGGTTTTGCCGGCTTCGAGCCGCTGATCTGGGTGGGCTGTGCGATGACATTGTTCCCGATTGTATTCGCCGTGATTGAGAATGATTTGCGGCGAGTGTTGGCCTACAGCCTCAATAACCAACTTGGGTTCATGGTCGTCGGGATTGGGATCGGCACGGAACTAGCAATTAATGGCACAGTGGCTCACGCGTTTTGTCACATCATTTACAAATCATTGCTATTCATGTCGATGGGTGCGGTGCTGTACCGGGTCGGAACGATCAAAGCGACCGAACTTGGTGGGCTGCATAAGTCGATGCCCTGGACGACGACGTTTTGCTTGATTGGCGCTGGCGCGATCTCTGGCTTTCCGCTCTTGAGCGGATTCGTTAGCAAGTCGATGATCATCTCGGCAGCTGCCGAGCAGCACATGTTGGGTGTGTGGATCGTGCTGTTAATTGCGTCAGCGGGTGTGATGGAGCATTCGGGGATTAAAATCCCGTTCTTCGCATTCTTCGCCCACGACAGTGGTAAACGAGTCCAAGAGGCGCCGCGAAACATGCTGGTAGCGATGGCAATGGCGTCGGCGGGGTGCATCATTCTGGGAACGGCCTACCCGTTGCTGTACGGGTTGCTGCCGCACACTCTCGATTATCATCCCTATACGACGACCCACGTGGTCACGCAGCTGCAACTATTAATGTTTGCTGGACTGGCGTTCGTTTTCCTGATGAAAATGGGTTGGTATCCCGCCGAGCAGCGTGCGACTGTTTTAGATACGGATTGGTTCTACCGTATTGCCATTCCTAGACTGGTTGCAAAACTGCGAACTGGGATCGTTGCCGCTGACAGTGCCGTGCGAACCGCGTTCATAAGCGGGCTCACTGACGTCCTTGATTACGCGCGGGCTGCGTTTTGCGAGACAGGACTGTTTGGTCGCACGTGGTCAACGAACGCAATGGCATTTTGGGCATCCGCACTCCTGGCGGCATCACTCGTCGTTTACTACTTGTAA
- a CDS encoding sodium:proton antiporter — protein sequence MTLEAIAGLYNYWIVIFLMMTGFYIVLARKNLIKSVIGLNIFQTSVFLLYITMGKVKGGTAPIIPPEIAHQQSQTLAQGGHSGAEHALTGSAGGHEEVIAEAATAASTIVYSNPLPSVLMLTAIVVGVATTSLALALVVRIREDYGTVDEERILQLDRGE from the coding sequence ATGACACTTGAAGCAATCGCCGGACTCTACAACTACTGGATTGTCATCTTCCTCATGATGACTGGTTTCTATATTGTCCTGGCACGAAAGAACCTAATTAAATCCGTGATCGGACTGAACATCTTTCAGACGTCAGTGTTTTTGCTCTACATCACGATGGGCAAGGTCAAAGGGGGTACCGCTCCCATCATTCCGCCGGAGATCGCCCATCAACAATCGCAGACACTCGCTCAGGGCGGGCACTCCGGTGCTGAGCATGCATTAACGGGCAGTGCCGGTGGACACGAGGAAGTCATCGCGGAAGCCGCCACCGCGGCGAGCACCATCGTGTACTCCAATCCGCTCCCGAGTGTGTTGATGCTCACGGCAATCGTCGTAGGCGTCGCGACGACGTCGCTTGCCCTAGCGCTCGTCGTGCGAATTCGCGAGGACTATGGAACAGTCGACGAGGAACGGATACTTCAACTGGATCGCGGCGAATGA
- a CDS encoding DUF4040 domain-containing protein — MNLIVFALLALLAITAVVIARLRELWAAIMFTGIYSFLSASWMMILDAPDVAFTEAAVGAGISTVLMLSTMALTGQGADIPRSSSWMPLLIVVVTGATLVYGTLDMPYLGAVDAPVQLYPSPSYVERSAQDMHGLPNVVTALLASYRGYDTLGETTVVLTAGIAVLLILRRDEPDQSAADAASPEETA; from the coding sequence ATGAATTTGATCGTATTTGCCCTACTTGCTTTACTTGCGATCACTGCGGTAGTGATCGCGCGCCTGCGAGAACTGTGGGCGGCGATTATGTTCACGGGGATCTACAGTTTCCTCAGTGCGAGCTGGATGATGATTCTCGATGCACCGGACGTGGCATTCACTGAAGCCGCCGTCGGCGCGGGGATCTCAACGGTGCTCATGCTCAGCACGATGGCGTTGACGGGGCAGGGTGCCGACATCCCTCGCAGTTCGTCGTGGATGCCCTTACTGATCGTGGTGGTGACGGGCGCGACATTGGTCTACGGAACACTCGACATGCCTTACCTCGGCGCAGTCGACGCTCCCGTCCAACTCTACCCATCGCCTTCCTACGTTGAACGCTCTGCTCAAGACATGCACGGGCTGCCCAATGTGGTGACCGCGCTACTGGCGAGCTACCGTGGCTACGACACACTCGGGGAAACTACGGTGGTGTTGACCGCGGGAATTGCCGTCCTGCTGATCTTGCGACGTGACGAGCCGGATCAGTCCGCAGCGGACGCGGCTAGCCCGGAGGAAACCGCATGA
- a CDS encoding Na(+)/H(+) antiporter subunit B, which yields MTRFPIIRIITKLLIPYILLFGLYVQFHGDYGPGGGFQAGVIFASGLILYGLVFGLQAIKRVAPPIVIEKAMALGVLVYAGTGVLTMFLGGKFLDYSVLEHHVMPKWHLPSGQHLGIFLVEVGVGITVTSVMTMIFYTFAGRRRIHDT from the coding sequence ATGACTCGTTTTCCTATCATCCGAATCATTACGAAACTGCTGATCCCCTACATCTTGTTGTTCGGGCTGTACGTTCAGTTCCATGGGGATTACGGTCCCGGTGGCGGGTTTCAAGCCGGTGTCATTTTTGCATCTGGATTGATTCTGTATGGTCTCGTTTTCGGGCTCCAAGCGATCAAACGGGTGGCTCCCCCCATCGTGATCGAAAAGGCAATGGCGCTGGGTGTCCTGGTCTACGCAGGCACGGGCGTCCTGACGATGTTCCTTGGCGGCAAGTTCCTTGACTACAGCGTGCTCGAGCACCACGTGATGCCAAAGTGGCATTTGCCCAGTGGCCAGCATTTAGGAATCTTTCTAGTTGAAGTCGGCGTGGGGATCACGGTCACGTCGGTGATGACGATGATCTTCTACACGTTTGCCGGACGAAGGCGTATCCATGACACTTGA
- a CDS encoding monovalent cation/H+ antiporter subunit D family protein, whose amino-acid sequence MIDAINSQLAILLIVLPLMAAPTCVLLGNGRAAYWLALTVSIFAFACSVTMLGETLESGVIHYDLGNWHPPYGIEYRVDVFSGFVLTFVSGIGAVVLMYAPLSVRDEIPASKHYLFYATYLLCLTGLLGMCVTGDLFNVFVFLEISSLSSYALISLGRTRRAPLAAFQYLILGSIGATFILIGIGLLYQMTGALNMAEIAARLPHEHGPRTVLVAFAFLTVGLCIKMAVLPLHTWLPNAYTYAPSVVTCFIAATSTKVSVYVFIRLIYGIITPGFAFVFLPLDTELMLFSLVGIFIASTAAIFQDNVKRLLAYSSIAQVGYMLLGVSLVTPTGLSGGIVHMFNHALIKGGLFMVVGCFVLRLGSVRLSDWKGAGRTMPWTATAWVIGGLGLIGVPLTAGFISKWLLLTSIIEAGRWPIAVLMLVSSLLAVAYVWRVVETLFFAEPSEAAAMATEAPLRMLIPTYLLIGGTLVFGVWTPYSAGIARAAAIALLGETP is encoded by the coding sequence GTGATCGACGCGATTAACTCCCAATTGGCAATCCTCTTGATCGTGCTGCCATTGATGGCAGCGCCCACATGCGTGCTGCTGGGCAATGGGCGAGCCGCCTACTGGCTCGCGCTGACCGTTTCGATTTTTGCGTTTGCGTGCAGTGTGACCATGCTTGGCGAGACGCTCGAATCGGGAGTGATCCACTACGATCTCGGCAATTGGCACCCACCCTATGGCATCGAGTATCGTGTCGATGTGTTCTCTGGATTCGTCCTGACATTCGTATCGGGCATCGGCGCCGTAGTGCTGATGTATGCGCCGCTGAGCGTTCGCGACGAGATCCCCGCCTCGAAGCACTACCTGTTTTATGCCACCTATCTCCTGTGTTTGACAGGGTTGCTGGGGATGTGCGTGACGGGCGACCTCTTTAATGTGTTCGTGTTCCTGGAGATCTCGTCACTTTCCTCGTACGCGCTGATCAGCCTGGGACGAACGCGTCGTGCACCGCTGGCTGCGTTCCAGTATTTGATCCTCGGCAGTATCGGTGCGACGTTCATCTTGATTGGGATTGGCTTGCTCTATCAGATGACAGGGGCCCTCAACATGGCGGAGATCGCCGCTCGGTTGCCTCACGAACACGGGCCTCGAACCGTGCTGGTCGCATTCGCGTTCCTGACCGTGGGGCTGTGCATCAAGATGGCGGTGCTTCCGCTGCACACGTGGCTACCGAACGCGTACACCTACGCCCCATCGGTCGTTACGTGTTTCATCGCAGCGACTTCCACCAAAGTATCGGTCTACGTCTTCATTCGGTTGATCTACGGCATCATTACACCAGGATTCGCCTTCGTCTTTTTACCGCTCGACACCGAATTGATGTTATTTTCATTAGTCGGAATCTTCATTGCTTCGACGGCGGCCATTTTTCAGGACAACGTCAAGCGGCTGCTCGCCTACTCTAGCATCGCCCAGGTCGGGTACATGCTGCTGGGTGTCTCACTGGTCACGCCCACGGGCTTATCCGGTGGGATCGTCCACATGTTCAACCATGCCTTGATCAAAGGCGGACTGTTCATGGTGGTAGGTTGTTTCGTGCTGCGATTGGGGAGCGTGCGACTATCGGACTGGAAGGGTGCCGGCAGGACGATGCCGTGGACGGCCACAGCATGGGTGATCGGCGGCTTGGGGCTGATCGGCGTTCCCTTGACAGCCGGGTTCATTAGCAAATGGTTGCTACTGACCAGCATTATTGAAGCCGGGCGGTGGCCGATCGCTGTCCTGATGCTGGTCAGTTCACTGCTAGCGGTTGCCTATGTTTGGCGGGTGGTGGAAACGCTGTTTTTCGCCGAACCGAGTGAGGCTGCGGCCATGGCGACCGAAGCTCCGCTGCGGATGCTGATCCCCACCTATCTGCTGATTGGCGGAACGCTTGTGTTTGGCGTTTGGACGCCCTACTCAGCTGGCATCGCTCGGGCTGCCGCGATCGCACTGCTGGGGGAGACGCCATAA
- the mnhG gene encoding monovalent cation/H(+) antiporter subunit G: MILLEIASYFFLIAGAAFSIVGGIGLVRLPEFYSRMHGGGITDTMGAGLVMIGLILLAGPTLVAFKLFVIMFFLTITSPSSCHALAKSALLRGLRPVLDLEPNAQLPVIEQEESK; encoded by the coding sequence ATGATCCTGCTTGAAATTGCCAGCTACTTTTTCTTGATCGCCGGTGCTGCGTTTTCGATTGTCGGCGGCATTGGGTTAGTGCGACTTCCGGAGTTCTACTCGCGGATGCATGGCGGCGGCATCACGGACACCATGGGCGCGGGCCTGGTAATGATCGGTTTAATCCTGCTCGCAGGTCCCACGCTGGTGGCGTTTAAGCTATTCGTCATTATGTTCTTCCTGACGATCACGAGCCCAAGTTCCTGCCATGCGTTAGCGAAATCAGCTTTACTGAGAGGCTTGCGACCTGTTTTGGATCTCGAGCCGAATGCCCAGTTGCCGGTGATAGAGCAGGAAGAATCAAAATGA
- a CDS encoding proton-conducting transporter transmembrane domain-containing protein, translating to MTSEQLIWVSLLLPLVAVALIVIFGKAPNIRDGCSGAVAVLLLIAVGCLSRSVFSGQRPELAISELLPGFDIAFRVEPLGMLFALVAAGLWVLTTAYAVGYMRGHHEHHQTRFFTCFAIAIFAALAAAFSANLFTLFVAYELMTISTYPLVTHHGNDEARRGGRVYLGILLSTSIGLFMLAIVWTWSLAGTLDFRLGGILSDAFTTGRISQTGLGVLIGLFTFGIGKAALMPFHRWLPAAMVAPTPVSALLHAVAVVKVGVFSVLKVCVYIFGLELLRESGVSLYLAYVAGFTIVVASLIAMTKDNLKARLAYSTIGQLAYITLGGMLATPSSVIGGGMHIAMHAVGKITLFFCAGAIYVAAHKKNVSELDGLGRKMPLTFAAFLVASVSIIGLPPGGGAWSKWFLAIGTVETHQYFLMAALMISSLLNIAYLVPIPMRAFMKASSDQPEDDGAAGGSWFAEMQEAPLLCVVPLCITAIGSVALFFVAQWLYEVLLPITESGPAMLEMKEPTEATSR from the coding sequence ATGACCTCTGAACAGCTCATTTGGGTTTCGCTTTTGCTACCACTTGTCGCGGTCGCATTGATTGTGATCTTTGGCAAAGCGCCCAATATTCGCGACGGGTGCTCGGGTGCTGTGGCGGTCCTGCTGTTAATCGCCGTTGGGTGTTTGTCGCGTTCCGTTTTTTCAGGACAGCGTCCGGAACTGGCAATCAGCGAGCTACTACCAGGATTCGATATTGCTTTCCGAGTCGAACCGCTGGGGATGCTGTTCGCGCTGGTCGCTGCCGGGTTGTGGGTGCTGACGACGGCCTATGCTGTAGGTTACATGCGTGGGCATCACGAACATCATCAGACGAGATTCTTCACCTGTTTCGCCATCGCCATTTTTGCGGCACTAGCGGCTGCCTTTTCCGCGAATCTGTTCACGCTCTTTGTCGCATACGAATTGATGACGATATCAACATATCCGCTCGTCACGCATCATGGCAACGATGAGGCGCGACGAGGTGGCCGGGTCTATCTCGGGATCCTGTTGTCGACATCGATTGGCTTGTTCATGCTGGCGATTGTCTGGACCTGGTCACTGGCGGGAACCTTGGATTTTCGCCTGGGTGGAATTTTGTCGGACGCATTCACCACAGGACGCATTTCGCAAACAGGACTGGGTGTGCTGATCGGGCTGTTCACATTCGGGATTGGCAAAGCGGCGTTGATGCCGTTTCACCGTTGGTTGCCGGCCGCGATGGTCGCACCGACGCCGGTCAGCGCACTCTTGCACGCGGTCGCGGTAGTAAAAGTTGGCGTATTTTCGGTTTTGAAGGTTTGTGTCTACATATTCGGACTGGAACTGCTGCGTGAAAGTGGCGTGAGTTTGTACCTGGCCTATGTGGCGGGTTTCACAATTGTTGTTGCTTCCTTGATCGCGATGACTAAAGACAATCTCAAGGCGAGATTGGCTTATTCTACGATCGGTCAGCTGGCCTACATCACTCTCGGTGGGATGCTGGCAACGCCGAGCAGTGTGATTGGCGGTGGGATGCACATCGCGATGCATGCGGTGGGTAAGATCACCTTGTTCTTTTGTGCCGGCGCGATCTACGTTGCCGCTCATAAAAAGAACGTCAGCGAACTCGATGGGCTCGGTCGCAAGATGCCTTTGACCTTTGCGGCGTTCCTAGTCGCTTCGGTCAGTATCATTGGCCTGCCTCCCGGGGGCGGAGCGTGGAGCAAATGGTTCCTAGCGATAGGGACGGTTGAAACTCACCAGTACTTCTTGATGGCAGCGCTGATGATTAGTTCTTTGTTGAACATTGCCTACCTCGTTCCGATTCCGATGCGCGCATTCATGAAGGCAAGTTCGGATCAGCCGGAGGATGATGGAGCGGCAGGCGGCAGTTGGTTTGCGGAAATGCAGGAGGCTCCACTACTGTGCGTGGTGCCGCTGTGCATCACGGCCATTGGCAGCGTGGCATTATTCTTCGTTGCCCAATGGCTTTACGAAGTCCTATTGCCCATCACCGAGAGTGGGCCGGCAATGCTGGAAATGAAAGAACCTACGGAGGCCACATCGCGATGA
- a CDS encoding DUF2254 domain-containing protein, whose amino-acid sequence MNGLSIRAWLVPLSEQVRNSYWFVPSLMAIGSIILSLVTTSIDSRIGADWMNDIDWLNANQPAGARAVLSTVAGSMITVAGVTFSMTILSISSATTQVGPRLLNNFMADKANQFTLGVFIATFLYCLMVLRTVRNAESLPPGADSGMDLASAFVPHLSVMVGVLMAIASVGVLIFYIHHIPETIHVSNIIANVGRQLDVQIDGQFPARVGQVNDEGSVVERVALLPPMFDESAARVLAGKTGYLQYIDGGGLIEIAREHDLVLHVQPSPGDFVTSLTVLVLASPRERITNDIERELASMFVSGAQRSANQDLRFLINQLVEVAMRALSPGVNDPFTAISCMQWLQSGLESLADRELPASARYDEEGELRMVAAPVTFAAFASLVFDQLRPYVAADRNASVSMMEMLGNLTVQVPSPSDRRLIARHACALRRACEQAQSDTRTLALISSLYREVLCLLVDTDRRTRARQTGQWIR is encoded by the coding sequence ATGAATGGACTTTCGATCCGAGCTTGGCTCGTTCCATTGTCCGAGCAAGTTCGCAACAGCTATTGGTTTGTGCCGTCGCTGATGGCAATCGGCTCGATCATCCTGTCCTTAGTGACGACTTCCATCGACAGCCGCATTGGTGCGGACTGGATGAACGACATCGATTGGCTCAACGCGAACCAGCCCGCGGGGGCGAGAGCGGTATTGTCGACGGTGGCAGGTTCGATGATTACCGTCGCCGGTGTCACGTTCTCGATGACGATTCTCTCGATCTCGTCCGCGACGACGCAGGTCGGGCCTCGGCTGCTCAATAATTTCATGGCCGACAAGGCCAATCAATTCACGTTGGGCGTTTTCATCGCCACCTTTCTCTACTGCCTGATGGTGCTGCGGACGGTTCGCAATGCCGAGTCGCTGCCACCAGGGGCCGACAGCGGAATGGATTTGGCATCCGCATTCGTGCCACATCTGTCGGTGATGGTGGGCGTGCTGATGGCGATCGCAAGTGTCGGCGTGCTGATTTTCTATATTCATCACATTCCAGAAACGATTCACGTCTCGAATATCATCGCGAATGTTGGTCGGCAGCTGGACGTCCAGATTGACGGGCAGTTCCCCGCCCGGGTTGGTCAGGTCAATGACGAGGGCTCGGTGGTCGAACGTGTCGCTTTGCTTCCGCCGATGTTCGATGAATCGGCCGCCCGCGTGCTGGCGGGGAAAACTGGGTATCTGCAGTACATTGATGGCGGTGGGCTGATTGAAATTGCGAGAGAGCATGACCTTGTATTGCATGTACAACCTAGTCCCGGTGACTTCGTCACGTCGTTGACCGTCCTCGTGCTCGCATCACCTCGCGAGCGCATTACCAACGACATCGAACGCGAGCTGGCGTCGATGTTCGTCAGCGGTGCGCAGCGCTCGGCAAATCAGGATTTGCGATTCCTGATCAACCAACTCGTCGAGGTCGCCATGCGGGCATTGTCGCCCGGCGTGAATGATCCATTTACGGCAATCAGTTGTATGCAGTGGTTGCAATCGGGATTGGAATCCCTCGCCGATCGCGAGCTGCCCGCATCGGCTCGTTACGACGAGGAGGGCGAGTTGCGGATGGTCGCCGCACCGGTAACCTTTGCGGCATTCGCCTCGCTGGTCTTTGATCAGCTTCGCCCTTACGTGGCGGCCGACCGCAACGCCTCGGTCAGCATGATGGAAATGCTCGGTAATCTGACCGTCCAGGTGCCCAGTCCAAGCGATCGTCGGTTGATCGCCCGGCACGCATGCGCACTCCGTCGCGCCTGTGAGCAGGCGCAGTCGGACACGCGGACCCTCGCGCTGATCTCGAGCCTGTACCGTGAGGTGTTGTGTTTGTTGGTGGATACCGACCGCCGCACGCGAGCTCGGCAGACAGGTCAGTGGATTCGGTGA
- a CDS encoding 3-keto-disaccharide hydrolase has protein sequence MHSSYVVACFLLLVTTSSTVHGQERRVTPDVPSSSSPESLSEPAPAEAFVSLSDEKTFDGWSQKGNWQIEDGAFHRAADGGPLTYDRQTVPDDFELRFDWKVSPGCNSGVYYRPGQVEYQVLDNIGSPYGENPRQAAASLFFCMAPSEDATRPVGEWNSARVLCKGTVIQHWLNGEKVLDFDYTDPKWAAMVELLTIRGGDLTGRGGKLWLQDHGHPVWFRNLRWRVIAADEELKPSPDFEPLPVVGQALAKERLRVQSMLKN, from the coding sequence ATGCATTCTTCCTATGTAGTCGCCTGTTTCCTATTGCTCGTGACAACAAGCTCGACGGTGCACGGCCAAGAGCGCCGAGTGACCCCCGATGTGCCATCATCGAGTTCACCTGAGAGCCTCAGCGAGCCGGCGCCAGCGGAGGCGTTTGTGTCTTTATCCGACGAAAAAACCTTTGACGGCTGGTCACAGAAAGGCAATTGGCAGATCGAGGATGGTGCGTTCCATCGCGCGGCGGATGGGGGCCCCCTGACCTATGACAGGCAGACCGTCCCCGACGATTTTGAATTGCGATTCGATTGGAAAGTATCACCAGGCTGCAACAGTGGTGTCTACTACCGCCCAGGGCAGGTTGAGTATCAGGTTCTCGATAATATCGGCAGCCCGTATGGTGAGAATCCGCGTCAAGCAGCTGCCTCTCTATTCTTCTGCATGGCGCCATCGGAGGATGCAACTCGTCCAGTGGGAGAATGGAATTCCGCACGGGTCCTTTGCAAGGGAACCGTGATCCAACACTGGCTTAACGGCGAAAAGGTACTTGATTTCGACTATACCGATCCCAAGTGGGCGGCGATGGTAGAATTGCTAACGATCCGCGGTGGCGACCTCACGGGGCGTGGTGGCAAGCTATGGTTGCAGGACCACGGCCATCCCGTGTGGTTTCGCAATCTTCGCTGGCGTGTCATCGCAGCCGACGAAGAATTGAAGCCATCGCCCGACTTCGAGCCATTGCCGGTCGTTGGCCAGGCCCTTGCCAAAGAACGCTTACGCGTGCAAAGCATGCTGAAGAACTGA
- a CDS encoding 3-keto-disaccharide hydrolase: MTTLLPGNALSTVHADDPPQVASQNKSTPPVASARKPLFDGKSITGWSNPYEWGKTDVVDGELHLTGERKYFLVTDQVFHDFEFEGEIKLPEGKSNSGFMARGQVEPNRVYGYQAEADPTERRWSGGLYDEGRRQWLNPLWKQPDAQAAFDRNRWNRYRIRCVGNHLQFYVNEVPTTDYFDPADLSGRIGLQHHGEKGQMVRFRNLTVRDMGQHQWVPLFDAQTASKSAAEGEIIPGWKAIGGGNWTVADGVLQGRASVEANEPNGLLYCTRQFANATFRIVYRFTEGDSGFFVRSKITDANPFVAGVQCEIDDSDAVGGLYQTGGKGWVAKPLHYLDTRFPPDRRDVVRAQWNQARQVPATPVEGDTPADPAVKPWQTMVVSVHGKRIVTHLNGCLAADFVVDDLAESGTIALQLHGNQNLEIDFRSIEVLEPVSK, translated from the coding sequence GTGACCACCTTGCTCCCTGGGAATGCGTTATCGACGGTCCACGCGGACGATCCGCCACAGGTTGCCTCGCAAAATAAGTCAACTCCGCCGGTTGCGTCAGCAAGAAAGCCCCTTTTTGATGGAAAGTCCATTACCGGGTGGAGCAACCCCTACGAATGGGGAAAGACCGACGTGGTCGACGGCGAACTGCACCTGACTGGTGAGCGAAAGTATTTTTTAGTAACCGACCAAGTTTTCCACGACTTCGAATTCGAAGGCGAAATCAAACTTCCTGAAGGGAAATCGAACAGCGGGTTCATGGCCCGCGGTCAGGTTGAGCCCAATCGAGTTTATGGCTACCAAGCCGAAGCCGATCCGACAGAGCGGCGATGGTCCGGCGGGCTGTATGACGAAGGTCGCCGTCAGTGGCTCAACCCGCTGTGGAAGCAACCCGACGCCCAGGCCGCATTCGATCGTAATCGCTGGAATCGGTATCGCATCCGCTGCGTCGGCAACCATCTCCAGTTTTATGTGAACGAGGTCCCAACAACGGACTATTTCGATCCCGCCGATCTGAGCGGCCGGATTGGATTGCAGCATCATGGCGAGAAAGGCCAGATGGTCCGATTTCGAAACCTAACCGTTCGAGACATGGGACAGCATCAATGGGTGCCTCTGTTTGACGCGCAGACCGCCAGCAAATCCGCCGCTGAGGGCGAAATTATTCCAGGTTGGAAGGCCATCGGTGGTGGTAACTGGACGGTTGCCGATGGTGTCCTGCAGGGCCGCGCTAGCGTTGAAGCGAACGAACCGAACGGTCTGCTGTACTGCACTCGGCAATTTGCCAACGCCACGTTTCGAATCGTTTATCGATTCACTGAAGGCGACAGTGGCTTTTTTGTCCGCAGTAAAATCACCGATGCCAACCCGTTCGTGGCAGGTGTGCAGTGCGAGATCGATGACTCTGATGCCGTCGGCGGGCTCTATCAGACCGGCGGCAAAGGCTGGGTTGCCAAGCCACTGCACTATCTCGATACCCGCTTCCCACCGGACCGCCGCGACGTCGTCCGGGCACAATGGAACCAAGCTCGTCAGGTACCCGCCACCCCAGTGGAAGGCGACACACCAGCTGACCCTGCGGTAAAACCCTGGCAAACGATGGTCGTCTCGGTGCACGGCAAACGCATCGTAACTCATCTGAACGGTTGCCTCGCCGCCGACTTTGTTGTCGACGATCTGGCCGAATCCGGTACGATCGCCTTGCAACTCCACGGCAATCAAAACCTGGAAATCGACTTCCGCAGCATCGAGGTTCTTGAACCCGTCAGTAAGTAA
- a CDS encoding monovalent cation/H+ antiporter complex subunit F, which produces MPPDLLPSGLTSGILMTTSAGVLITMSLALVRATLGPTVFDRVLALNMFGTKTVLLISVVSFMTGRSDFLDLALLYSLINFVGMVALLRFTQYNSFSDDVPPPEESP; this is translated from the coding sequence ATGCCACCTGATTTACTCCCCTCCGGACTGACCAGTGGCATCCTGATGACCACATCCGCTGGCGTGCTGATCACAATGTCCCTGGCACTGGTACGGGCAACGCTCGGGCCAACAGTGTTCGACCGCGTCCTGGCGCTGAACATGTTCGGCACCAAAACGGTGCTTCTGATCAGCGTGGTCAGTTTCATGACGGGACGCAGTGATTTCCTCGATTTGGCGTTGCTGTACAGCCTGATCAATTTTGTGGGCATGGTAGCGCTGTTGCGATTCACGCAGTACAACAGTTTCAGCGACGATGTTCCGCCACCTGAGGAGTCGCCATGA